From the Trifolium pratense cultivar HEN17-A07 linkage group LG4, ARS_RC_1.1, whole genome shotgun sequence genome, the window ctttatattattttacacttttcaattatttaagCAACTCAACCACATTTCTCAAATATCCATACAACTCATCAAAAACTCTTAAATGAGTCCTATTGGGTCCCACATGTTTTACTCATTTGTattttacaataatatataaaaatgtatttgaattaaaattctttgatgaatttgaaacaaagtaaaattaaaaacatataaaaatatattaaataacacAATACATGATACAAataacttaattataaaaaaatacattagaagaaattcataaacataaaaataaaatacatgaaaaaagatagatttaaaatgtttttcaaTTGTTGTTGTCGTGCCCAAAACGTTCCCATATATGTTCTATCAAGTCTTGTTGAAGTTGTCGATGAATTTGCTTATCACGAACATCAAATCTTCTACGCATGAACtcttgaaaatcaatattaGAATTATTCGGTGGTGCACTCGAGTCATTGCCTTGTAGTTGATCATAAGAATAATCAAAATTGCCACCGTATGTGGCGCGTTCATCTTCAACAATCATGTTGTGTAGTATGATGCATGTATCCATTATACGCTTAAGTGCATCCAAGTGCCAAGATCGAGCCGGGTTACGTATGATTGCAAATCGGGACTGGAGAACTCCAAATGCTCGTTCAATATCCTTTCTTGCGCCTTCTTGGTGTTGGGCAAACAATTTTCTCTTATCACCTTGTAACTTCTTCTTGCGCTTGATATTCATACAAAAGCCTCACAATTTGTTCATCAGTATCATCATTCATAAATTCCATGAACATTTTTGCTATGTGGGAAGGATTGGAAGGATCCATGGTGAAGAGAAGTTTGATATTGAATATAAGAGGTTAAGAAATTGTAGAGAGGGGATGTGATGGTTATTTTGAATATAAGATGTTATTTATAGGGATTTTGGAATAACGGCTAGTTTGAATAACGGCTAGTTTGACTAACGGCTAGTTTTTAACGGCTAGTTTGAATAACGGCTAGTTTGACTAACGGCTAGTTTTTAACGGCTAGTTTGACTAACGGCTAGTTTGAATAACAGCTAGTTTTAAtaacaactaatttttttaatggctaattaaatataatgtgaagctttttgttaaaaaaaattaatttaacatcTCATAATTAGCTAGTTTCACGACTAATCTTTTTAAtggctaaaaaaaattaatttcatctCATAATTAGTTTATCTTAGAATTTTATCTTCTAACGGCTAATtagtttcattttttaattaaatatagtaaTAACTAATTAAATATAACGACTAATTAtgagaatttaaaaaatatccaacatacataattatatcaattaagtccatattttttaacaaaataaaaatgaagtacatATTTTAATGGCTAGTTAAATAACGATTAATTATgagaatctaaaaaatattcaaaatacaaaatcatATCAATTAAGTccatattattttgaaattatgtCGCACAACATTTCATGCGCTTGTAGTTGTCTTTGATTCATATTTGATGTATCCTTTGAGAGTATTTGCAAATCATTGATCTTCAACCTTTCCCTCTCCATATCAAGTCTTTCTTCCTCAAGACGTGTCCAATTACGCGAAAACTCCGACATTAtgccaacttttttttttaagtcatcttgcaaatcatcaattttttccAAAGGCATAGACTTTTCCACAAGCTTTTCTTTCTCCTTCCTTTTGGCCGCCTTTTGACCCATTGGACGACGTAACAAAGTAGGTGATGGTGGATTATATTCGCTACTCGTTGGTGTCTGTGGGTTAGAAGATGATGAATATGCTCCTGAAGCTGAATTCTTCGTTCGTTTTGTAGAAGGTTCTGTTTCACCCCCAAGCCATTTGTCTTCATTCTTTAATAGTCTCCATGCATcttcaaatatgaatttttcatGTTCATCTTGGTAATATATTTCTTTTGCGGCTGAAATAATGTCGCTCTCACAGCTCCCGCTTTTTTGTGTAGTCACAGCTTGTTTGTAGCACCCAACAAATTTTTGAACTGCATGATTTATTTTGTGCCATCGACCTTTTAGTGCCATTGGTTTTCTTTCTATATACTTTTTGTCGCGATACTTGTTATAAGCTTCACCAATCCTCTTCCAAAAACTTTCTCCTTTTTGATCAATCCCAATAATTGCATTCTTTGAACTGTTGAGCCATGATTGAATGAGAACTTCATCTTCCTTTGGTTGGAATCTTGTTTTTGGCGTCTTAACAACCGTTGATCCAACTTCTTCACCAAGGTTAATAGTTTCCAACCCACCTTGAGTGCAAAACTGTGGTGTTTCAGGCACTTGATCATTTGATTGCATGCCACTACTACTCATTTGAATCCCATGAAACATAGTGGGGTTAGTTAATTGATATGGATAATTTCCAAAGTGTGGGTTAATTTGTAGATTTGGAATAAaaggagaattttgaaaattcggGTTAAAAGTTGGATTTGGGTTAAAAGGTGCATTTCCAAAATATGAGTTTTGTTGATTTGAGATATGAGAAGAATTGCCACTATTTTGTAGATTTGGAATATGAGAAGAATTGGcattattttgtatataatttgACCAAGAATTATGGTGATT encodes:
- the LOC123919946 gene encoding uncharacterized protein LOC123919946, encoding MNIKRKKKLQGDKRKLFAQHQEGARKDIERAFGVLQSRFAIIRNPARSWHLDALKRIMDTCIILHNMIVEDERATYGGNFDYSYDQLQGNDSSAPPNNSNIDFQEFMRRRFDVRDKQIHRQLQQDLIEHIWERFGHDNNN